The sequence ttgcCTCCtcttgaattgattttttttttctacttccatTTCCCTGTAATTGTTTGGAAAGCATATGCACTGTTTATTATTTCAGTGATTACACTAGCTGGTTTAGCATGCTGACTTAAAGTCTGAAGTAACTGTCTTTACCTCTAAATAATCAAGGACTTTGGACAATTTTAATTCTACTACAAGcccagtatttttgtttttgctttgttttgttttgttttttggctgtgccatgtggcatgccggatcttagttctgcgaccagggatcgaacctgtgccccttcattgggagcttggagtcttaaccgctggaccaccaggaaagtcccccagtatttttattctatttcccCTCCAAAAATTAGACACTGTTATAGTATGTTTTTCCATAGTCCATATTTGCTGAGATATGACCTCATATTTACCAATATGTTTATTCAGTGGTCCTTTTTGCACCTCaggcttttcattttttattctgctAAAGTACATCCTTTAGGATCTCCTTTAGTGAGGGTCTTTGTGTGATACATTCTCTCAGGTTATTGGGAGCAGGGagggctgtttttatttcttttctctgttttgatTTCCTAGAAATATTCTTTGTATAATACCTTTTCTTGAAATAAAGCTTCACTGGACATGGACTTCTAGGTTGATAGCTATCTTCTCTCAGCACAATGAAGAAATTCTTACAATGTATTCTCTTCCGTAGTTGCTCTTACAAAGTGAATTATGAGTGtaattgctcattttttaaaattaattaatttattatgtattatGGCTGTGctggctcttcgttgcagtgtgcggactCCTTggtgcggtgcgcaggcttctctagttgcggcacacaggcttctctagttgcggtgcgcgggctctagagcacaaaggctcagtagttgcagcacgcctgcttagttgcggtatgtgggatattacgtccccaaccagggatcgaacctgggccccctgcattgagagcgtggtgtcttaaccactggaccacaagggaagtccctcattgctcattttataggtgatttttttttttttctctctggctactttaagatctctctctctctttctctctttcaactTTTTTGTATTCTGCTGTTTCACTATGATTTCACTATGATGTGTCTAggggagacttttttttaatacatgctCACTGAAATTCACTGGGTTTCCTGGATCTAAGAAATACCAGCTCTTTTGCattcttattatattttcctGGAACTCTTGTTTGTTGGACCTTTACACTAGCCTTAGTCTCTTTATAATATGTTCCTCTTTTTATCTCAATCTAATACATGTGGATAATATCTTCAGATCcagttttctaattctttcttcagctatgtCTGACCTCTTTTAAATGCATTGAGGGGTTTTGgtacagctttattgaggcataatcaacatacaataaactgtacatattcAAAGTGTACACTTTGTTAAATTTGGACATATGCATATACTCATGAAATCATCACCACGGCCAGTATAATAAATAAATCCTTCATCCCTAAAAGTTTCCTTATGCCACTCTGTAATTCTTTTCTCTAGTTCTTCCCTACCACTACCCCTTGTCAAACAATCATTGATTTGCTTTCTATCTTAtagattaatttgcattttctagaattttacacaTATGGATTTATacaacatgacttttttttttttgatggtggtggtgattttcattttattattttttacaataagGGTGTAATCTTTATaactccacacacacaaaataaaacaagaagtgCTTATGAAAGagtccctgctcccaccccccaTCTCAAAACATCCTGAACATAGCTATTCAATAGAACAGAAAAATCAAGACATGTTTGATttcaaaatttcaataaaaaagcaAAGCATGTAACGCAACAGCTGTTCAACTTCCCACTCTAAAATAGGCACCATTAGACAAACAAAACTcccagtattttaaatttctccgGCACACATTCCAGTATAAATGTTCTGAACTGTAATCAGCTAGTAATTAATAATGGGAATAGAACCTTAGAACAGAAGTTATATTGCTTCCCTGCACCCCTTTCTCTTACAATTAGAGGGTAGAGGTATCAGGGGATACAGAGTCAAAGGAAgaaggattaaaaagaaattccCAAAGTTGCTGTTTTTTTGGACGAGAAAGGAAGACAGCATTTTACAAATGttcaaaaaaatcccaaagcaaGTAACACAATTCATTCACTATCACTCCTACTAGAAAGAATAAAGACATCAGCATCTTATTATATAAAACTGTACTTTCAGAAGTGTATTACAAGTTCACCAGAAACTATGGATGTAGTTTTAGGCTTCATCAAAGAAAACAAGTTCAGATCAAGTTAGATGCTATACACCTAGCCTAGCTGGATAGGTGTCTGGAACTGCTCACTGTGTCACCCTGAACAGCTGTAAACTAAACAATAGTATGTAACTCCAGAGGAAGCTTAAGGATTGAGGATATGTACACAGCTAATTATATCTCCCCTGCTTCATGCTCTTCAGAGCTCCTCCTGTCTTCTGATCTGCCATTAGCGCTCTCATAGGACCGCTTCTTACCTTTTCGATCTCTGTCACGAGGTGATCTGTCTCTTGAATTCCTGTCTCTGTCACGTGATGCTAAGTCTTGTTCTCTGAATCTCTCTTTTGAGGATCTCCTCCTGGATCGCTCTCTGCTCCTGTCTCTAGAACTGTGCCCACTTCTCTGGTAGCTGCGACTGCGACTATGGCTGCTGGAGCGGGACCTGTGGCGATGGCGTTTCTCCCAGGATTTGGATCGAGTTCTCCTTTTCCATTCCCGTGACATGGAGCGAGACCTATGTCTGCGATACTCTCTGGACCTGGATCTTTTAGGATTCTTGCTATGTGATCGAGACCTCCTCagcttctccctttcttctctctccctttcttctcttcttctcagGCGTTCCTGGTTTCTTTTCTCCTGCTTCTTAGCTACAACTCTCTTTAATTCTTCAAGTTTCTCTCTTATTTCAATAAAACCCAGGTGCAGTTTACCCCCAAAATGATCAGCCAGTCGTCTGTCATTATcatgaagacctaaataggcagaGCAAACTTCACAGACTCGAAGTTTCTGCTGCTGGAAACTGGaagcttccagcttccagaaactGGCATAGAATTCCGATAAacttcctctgcttctcttttctttgccCGTGCTTTCTCTACTTCATCCATTACTTTCTGGGATTCCTCCACATTCCCTTCAGCTCCTAGCTGTTCCACCTTAGCCAACAATTTACCGATTTCATTTAACTCATGAACACGTTCTGCCTTTGCTGCAACTTCAGCACTAATCTCTTCCTGAGTTTCTGCTAATCTTTTCTTAGCCACTTCTGTTCTTCGATCACAATCTGCAATGAATGACTGCAGATGATCCATAGCATCGagttcaaagaaaaaatcttgttCTTTGGATGCAATTTCATAATCTGCTCTTAAAGCCAGGTCATGGACTTTCAGACATTCTCCAAGATCTATTCTAGTTCCAGACAGGACATCATGGAGGCAACAATTCAGAAGGTGACTCTTGCATACTCTGTCTTCACTGAATTTGATTCATTGATGAGTAGTATCTCGCGGTACCCTGCTTCCATTTATGCAGTATGCTAGGCATTGGCACGATTTTCAGTGGCACACAGACGGTTGCCACCACCAGGGCCTTCTGGCccaacacagcagtgaaaatccaGTCATTTCAGCTAAATAATATCGTGGACTTGTAAACATGGGTTCATTGGTAAATCCTCTTAGTCGTCCCGGGAGGTGCCCATCAACTGGTCCAGCATCGCGCGCATCTGGGCCTGTGCAGACATGGTGGCGGCATAGCGGGCGGACGGACGGGGGTGGGGCGCAGACCGGGCCCTCTCGGGCCGGGGAGACAAGGGGAAGGGGTCGGGGAAGGTGAGACGCTGTCTCGGTTGCCGCCGCTGCCTCGAGGCGTGtggaaaagggagctggaggggtTGCAGGAGAGTCCGGGCTGCGCTCCTCACGACGACGCGTACGTGGAAGGCAGCAGCCCCTGAAAGCGACCCTCGTTCCCTCACTCTCCGTTGGGTTCCTGGGACAGAAGCAATACTGGCTAACCAAGCTCTCGTCTCCAACACCGCCACCCGCCAGAAGACGTCAGCCCCCCTTCAAGCTCTGACGCCGCTCGCCGCCACCGTCGCCGTCAACATGACTTCTTTTTTGgggtctgatttctttcactcaacaaaaTTATTCTGAATTTGTCCATGTTGTTAGGTCTGTcaattgttattgttgtttttatttctgagtagtactccattgtacaGCTATAACACTATTTATTTTGTCACTTGTTGTATATTTCCAGTTCTTGGCTACTACAAATAAagttgttatgaacattcatgtacatctTGTTATGGACATGTGCTTTCATTTCTTAGGTAAATATTTAGGAATGGAATAGCTGAATTATATCATAtgcatatgtttaactttttttaagaCACCGCCAAAGGGTATTCCAAAGTggtttgtaccattttacattcccaccagcaatcaatgagagttccagttctccacatccttgtggTATTATGAGGCTTTTTGCTTGTAGCTATTCTAGTAGATACGTAATTGTATCACACTTTTGATTTgaagtggttttaatttgaattatctaatgattaatgatgctgagcatcttttcatgtgcttatttgccatccatacatcttctttggtgaaatgtctgtttaaatgTTTTGCCTACTTTTAAATTGGTTTGTTCTGTTATTATTGaattacatattttagatataagAATTGTGTCAtagatatattttgcaaatatcttttcccagtctgtagtttgccttttaattttttaatggtgtccttcaaagagaaaaagttttaaattttgatgaaatatgtTATTGATGTTTTCTATTATAGTTATgatttttgtgtcatattttaaaaagatctttgacaaaacttctaaaatttaaaacaaatgaatgaatataacaaaacagaaaaaaaaaaaactctttgacAAAGCCCAGGTAAGTAACATTGTCTTGTACATTTATacctagaaattttatagttttaattctaTATGTTTTGGTCAATGATacattgagttaatttttaattggTAGGATGCAGAATCAAGG comes from Delphinus delphis chromosome 1, mDelDel1.2, whole genome shotgun sequence and encodes:
- the LOC132421187 gene encoding LOW QUALITY PROTEIN: putative RNA-binding protein Luc7-like 2 (The sequence of the model RefSeq protein was modified relative to this genomic sequence to represent the inferred CDS: deleted 2 bases in 1 codon; substituted 1 base at 1 genomic stop codon), which codes for MSAQAQMRAMLDQLMGTSRDGDTTHQXIKFSEDRVCKSHLLNCCLHDVLSGTRIDLGECLKVHDLALRADYEIASKEQDFFFELDAMDHLQSFIADCDRRTEVAKKRLAETQEEISAEVAAKAERVHELNEIGKLLAKVEQLGAEGNVEESQKVMDEVEKARAKKREAEEVYRNSMPVSGSWASSFQQQKLRVCEVCSAYLGLHDNDRRLADHFGGKLHLGFIEIREKLEELKRVVAKKQEKRNQERLRRREEREREEREKLRRSRSHSKNPKRSRSREYRRHRSRSMSREWKRRTRSKSWEKRHRHRSRSSSHSRSRSYQRSGHSSRDRSRERSRRRSSKERFREQDLASRDRDRNSRDRSPRDRDRKGKKRSYESANGRSEDRRSSEEHEAGEI